DNA sequence from the Melitaea cinxia chromosome 25, ilMelCinx1.1, whole genome shotgun sequence genome:
GAATTGCGATAAGCCTTCATAAAGACTCCTACATTCCTTTATCTAAAGAAGATTATCAAAATTGCATGGTGAAAGTTAGTTCAACATTAATTTGTAACTTACAGAGccctatttacaaaataaaaaatgatcgaGATTTTTGTGTCAAAGACGAGGAAAATCCGAAAATTTGTAAGACGAGAATAGTCGCGTGCCAAAACGAGTGGCACACCTTAACGAAATTAAATacctacatttatatatatataaatatatacctttGTTGTGGTTCGAGTCAAGCCTGTACGATATGTCGCGATCAAATTTCATCACAAACATTACAAATTTCCAGCATAAATGTAATAGATGACGACTGTGTAATAAAAACCGATAACTTCACCGTATTTGCTCACAAAAGTCAGAAaagcattttaaatatcaaagattaccttaattttaatattattgtgcCAATTAATaacatcatcaacatcatcatacATAACTCTACCGAAAGTGATAAAGACATAAAAAATGAGCAGCTAAAAAATGAGATAGAACGAAAGCTCCAACTGCTTAACGAAGCCGATGTCCCTTCGGCTTCATCGAGTGGAACTTATTATCCCACGATATCCACCATTACACTCTACTGTATTGTACGATTGCGGGAGCAGCTTTAACAGGCGCGTTCGTACTGTATCAGAGGAGACGGCGCAGTCGACGGGAGCCGGCGGCGACCGCCGAGCCTGCAGCGGCGGTCACGCACACCGAGGCGCCGGCGCCGCCGCCAGCCCGCTCCACCAGCATGAGTGAACTACAGTGTCAGTGTAGTGAATCcgaattaaagtttttaaaaccaGTTTCGGTTCCGCGAAAATTAATGTTTAGTGAACAAACAGACTAAcagtgtataattatatatatatatatatatatatatatatatatatatatatatatatatatatttacctattttattatactttattttaatattcatcaaCAAAACAATGTTCTAACAACAATCATTACATTAAAACAAGAATTGTATCAAACATTTGTCGCATACTAACCCTCATCCAACattgtacaatattttaaatttgtaagtttttttgtgttattttccCGCCCGAGGATATGTTCGGTCAATTACCGAGCATTTACGTGATGCTTAGCAAAACAACATCGCACATGCATGGCACCGTACTAAATAAATTAGGCCAACGCCTGCATGTTGCTTCAGTGCATATTTCACCGTGTCTATAATCGGATGCGCTCATTAACAttcattaacattaataacatttaatctAATAAACATCTTGAACCTATAGTTCTttctaattttaacatttaaacataaaacatttcGCTCAGGCTCAGGCACCCTAcaacaagtttaaaatttatttgtttgtactCCCGTCTTTACAAAGTTCTGGGAACACGATGGCTGCAAAGAATTCTGAGGATGGGACCATACTTCACAAGGGAACATCGGCATCTGCTTTGAACGCTGAAAGCTCTCGTATAATAATTCCAAACAACTTCACTCCAATTAACGCTGGACGATTCAACTTATGGACGGTGCAACATCTTTAAGTATAAAAAGAGATGTATTTTTTACAGACTGTACAGTGGGGAGTGTTTTGAAAAACTCTTCGATATGGAACCATTGTCACATCTTTATAATCGCATGCTTCGCCACAGGACTAGATATATCCACACAGACTGAATCTTCTCGCTCATTTTTGTCGCGTACGTAcaaactgtggaatgaccttcctcCTGAGGTTTTTTTATGGGAAATATTTCTCACTCACTCACGCCTCTCCTAAATTTGcagataatttataatttcaacaaAAATGGGTCATTCAATAAATTTTGGCTCGAATATGTTTGATTCAAACATGacctatacaaaattttatacattttaaactttatttgaaaagtCGACATTGATAAATCCAACATTCGTTACATCactagtatgtatgtataaatacgTAAGACGGAAGGAGTGTATAATAGTAGATCAAAGCAAACAAAAACTAATGTTAATATGCAAATCGATTTGGAAATATTCCAAATAAAATGTAGCGGTAAGTATATTTGAGAGTAAGCTTCTTTAAGTCTTCTAACTGAGAGAATATTttcttctatttatttatttacactttcgcacacctatacaaggttttaacagtattacatataatatatagaaatagaatttgcatcagttgcaacaggcggccttatcgctaatacagtgatatcttccaggcaacctttgggcagaggactaaataaggagtgtgggatggggcgcaaaaatgttatgtaacatacacatgaacatattatactcatatacgtacatatacaccatatacatatacacatacatacacaaatacatatccataaaaaacttgataaattttaaatgaaagacaAAACATTATAGCACAAAGTACTGATATAAAAAATTGCTTGACATACgttaagacgataaataaatttcttttgtgaattttttaaatgtttctaaTGTTTGAGCATTCTTAATAGACAGTGGTAATTAGTTCCGAAGACGAAAAGCTTCCACAGTAAAAGATTCAGAATAAAAGGATGTAGAATGTGGAGGTATCTTCAATATCAGACTTACTTTCGATCGGAGAGGCCGTTCGTGAGAATCACAGAGAAACTAaagaatacaataatacaaagaaTATTTGACTTTTTCAGACTTTTGCGTCTTATGCAGTTATGAagacttaaaaaaagtaatatttcaaCCAGGAAGctttataacatacatacacttttcatttttcacaaaaaaaatctagaaattTTGCCTGATACACATATACCCTATTTGGACCGACGAACAATCTCAATATTCAATatcagaaataaaatacaagtttgcaattaaataaaaagattttatccatcattatatacatagaaattaaaTCAGtgatgtaaaattatattattaaaataaatattacttatttattattacacttACAGATTAATTCagcatatttcataaaattgaattaTCGTAGGCGTAAATATAACGCAATCGAAGTCTGAAACCACAAAATTTCGTCAAATTCGTCAAAATGTCTGCACCAAACCATCAACTTTCGACTACAATATTTTCTTTGGCCATAGGATTAACCTAACCCTAATTAGCTTAAATTTTTGTGGTTTCAGATAATtcaattttatgatattaattagAAATTGTTTCTGATCATTTTGACTTTTCTGACTATTTTATTTCCTCTAATTAATCATTATGTTAcagtaaagataaataatttatttgtcagTGATGTCTTTAAAACCTTTACTTTATTAAGTTCTACTAATAAAAAaggtgtgtgtgtacttatgtacgcacgtaagaagttatacttcgttAGCTAGCTAACtgcacgttgctaacttcttctccgttgactagctaactccTGGGTGTCGGTTTTtagtgacggtgtgcgcgcgcattcattgactagctaacttcacattGCTAACTCCTTCTTCGTTGACAAGCTAACTCCATGGTGTCAGTTTTTAGTGACGGTGTGCATGCATCGtataaatttactctcatcattttttttctaacgcgccaaaagaagtataacttctatAATCAAAAAAAGTGTATCAGCTACGACACGAATGGAGTTAACTCATTAAGAACGATTAccatcatatttaaaattaaaatgtcctgtgaaataaataaattaattaaaacactgAAACTCCCAAATTAAAGGGTATTTTGATGCTTGCTATTAGTATCGGTACAGTAAATGCTGGTatactgttataactatatctTGTTACACGTTGTAAAGCTCTTACCGTTTCCGTTGTTAcacacgatttttttattttttttcataccgagcGCTTATATCATTTTTAAGGAGTGAACTCCAAAATATGATGTATTAGTTAAACCAGACCAAGTCCAGATTTTTATAGCCTACTACAGCTAGAATTAATATACCATTTTATTACATACTCCAATAATTATAAAGATTACTTTAGATTTAATACCGTCAAAGTCTCATTGTGACGTCATAAACACATTGTATTACTACATATATTAGTAGCATGGTGTAGAAGAAAGGAGAATCATCTCATATGGGAAAAAAATGGAAAGTGTCCAGATGTATGCTAcgaataaatgttaaaaaacctTCCACAATCGTGCTGGTGTAGACAAAGGGTATGGTATGAATGTGGCAATTATAGTTCAAAATTCGACTGAAATGGCGCTAAACAGATACTGTGAGATAAGTTTGAAAGTCAAAccaacaaacaattttggaattgtctcaacataaatttaaagtttttattaaaaaaataataatagataaagctttaTTACGCGGTGCagaattacatagttgataaagatgtgtggacttagtgacgctgtattttatgcaacatgttactaattttgtactaaaacacagtttatgtattatttttcaaaagaataacttcggagtttcttgccgattcttctctgcagaatcaacatttcgaatcggtggtagctttacttctacaaacataataatttattttccaagttttaatttgtaaaatgacgattcgaaagtgctcttggagcctatttgaataaagctgattttgattttgattgaataaattattgtgAATTATAAAGAGCTTTTGCAAGTGAATATAAAGTAACAATTgtgataaaaatagtaaaagcgAAAGTATTTCTACCCAGGTGTATCTACCTCTccttattctttaatttttagcaCTTTATTTGAAAGCTAGCTgatacccgcgacttcgtttgcgCAGGATTAGTTAGTACCTCTAGTATTGTAgctattatcttctcaatatctatcgtTATACCAacattcatcaaaattggttctgcgatataaaaatcaatttgttactacgagatgtgcattagaaatatattaggaatttttattgtatttatggttccaCTGTTTTtccgataatggcttactcttaaaagatagataaatgttgttgcggacttttttgtaggtcTAATTAAGATAGGATCTATTTTCTATTATACATgatatacgtgtaaactctacagtttttgtagcgtacgccagaatagcttgcagatggcagattttttctGAGTTACTTGACAATGATCGTTATATTATGGACAATTCACactatatctttaaaaattatagcctatatgttattataatgtataaagCTATATTATAGtaagctttcattaaaatccattcggttgtttttgcgtgaaaggggaacaaacatccatacatacaaactttcgcgtttataacattagtaggATTACCCTCGTGATAGTGTCGTCTCCTATTTAATGACTGAACGGACACTTTCTGATTTACAAAGATGGTTCTCTTTTCTTCTACACTCCATTATTAGTAAGTTACTAAATCTGTCAAATGTAACCACTATGTCAAAGTCAAAGGTCAATTCTTTATAGTTGAATGAAAGCTCTCAATAAGCTGGAAACTTAAGAACTTTCATCAGATTAACCAATAACTTGACTTTGACTTGTTGACTAAAcagaaaaactttttaataaaatcctgTAACCTCGATACCAACTATTCTACATATCACCAAATGACTCGGGGCTGCTACACCGGTTGTGGATAATTTATATTGCACATAAGCtacaaatagactttaaaaTCAGGAGCTAGAATAGACCATTACCTATATTGTCACAATTAAGAAACTACAATTTTTTGAATCACAATGAAATTGCGAacagaaatatctcataaatacagtggaatacgatggtaaaaacattaatatatcataaacttttatccgTTAGATAATGTCATTTGACAATCCATTACCGGCGAAACTGGCCCTAAACGTGCCGAAAAATGTGATCAAAATCTTATGCTAAGGGCCTATTTTCACCAGTTgtgttcaaattttaaattcatatttacatatagaaatatctcataaataaatagttaaatagcACAATCTAAAACTGGTGAAACAAACcccaaaaaatactaaataaaacgTGCAGCAAATCTTATTGAGAAAAATCTCGCTACATAACACACTGTgagcaaaatttttaacaaatgtaACATTATGCAAATTTATAAATCATACAGATATCGCAGTATAACTTTCTACTTTACTAATCTGCGGCATCCTTTTCCTCCTCGATTTATTCTTATTACAGGTATGCCTAATAAACAAATACGACCTTTTAAACGTAACATTGCAATTGTTGCAGTGGTGCTTCTTCAGTTTACCGTGTTTCTCATCGTAATGCTTTTTAAAATCCCTTTTCAGCATTTCGACCTCGCAAATATCGCAAATTATTGTCGTCATTTGATTCCCAGTTGGGTACAATGTAGTCAAATCTACCGATACTTTACCATCGTTCGGATTAACTTCTTCATTGATATCCACTTTCCTTATTAATACTAAATTTGGTCCAGCTTTCTTTATTTCCACTACGCTGTCTCCATTTAGTACATTTTCGTACCATACTTCGTTTATTGCTCTCTGGTCATACGATGTTACATCTGctactaaattaaaatgggcTCGTCTTATGTGGTacttcagtccactgctgttgTTGAATGATTTACCGCAGGCTTCACATGTGTTTGTTGGTGCTTGTTTCGTTTTTAcactgtaaataataaaatatacaacataAATCTTAATGAATTATCGTTTTTGATTACATTCAGACAGACATCAAATGTGCACTTttagaaataattcaaaaacttcTCATCAGATTTCGCTCAAATTCAAATGGGACGACATGATAAGCTCTAGCTTTTGTATGCAcaaagaattaacaaaatcgacagttttagtaatttagtatttatagATAGAAGTTTATAGTAAGGGTTAAGCTACCaacaattcggaatgtagatacAGTTGAGTAGAACGGACAAGAAACTAAACAAACACTATTTTAAAATCCCATCAATATGatagatcaaaataataaatcatacaaTCTACAGTAGGAACCTCTACAGAGGTCCTTCAATCATTgtagacgtttgtagtaatcgtgAAAACAATCCAACGGTAATGGATTGCACCGGGTCAgtga
Encoded proteins:
- the LOC123666070 gene encoding zinc finger protein 397-like; this translates as MAYVKSTNSEENKVNFKRTSSLNNYYLCHYCERKFLKKEVIQQHVITCLSNRTCRWCSLVFKNRGNLVTHAYYIHNDKSVKTKQAPTNTCEACGKSFNNSSGLKYHIRRAHFNLVADVTSYDQRAINEVWYENVLNGDSVVEIKKAGPNLVLIRKVDINEEVNPNDGKVSVDLTTLYPTGNQMTTIICDICEVEMLKRDFKKHYDEKHGKLKKHHCNNCNVTFKRSYLFIRHTCNKNKSRRKRMPQISKVESYTAISV